One Kitasatospora sp. MAP12-44 DNA segment encodes these proteins:
- a CDS encoding trimeric intracellular cation channel family protein — protein sequence MTSQIFSPDVQQPLDLIGIFVFALSGGLLAVRKNMDIFGICVLAEVTALGGGVMRDLLIGATPPVAFANLGYFLTPLVAGLVVFFLHPEVERINRAVQTLDALGLGLFCVTGTAKAHDYGLGSVASVALGMLTAVGGGVIRDVLADETPSLLRWDREIYAVPALVGSIVVAFLIAANHLTTLTAASAAMTAFVLRMLALRYGWRAPRAWHRNGSRTSEE from the coding sequence GTGACCTCGCAGATTTTCTCGCCCGATGTGCAGCAGCCCCTCGACCTGATCGGCATCTTCGTCTTCGCCCTCTCCGGGGGCCTGCTCGCGGTGCGCAAGAACATGGACATCTTCGGCATCTGCGTGCTCGCCGAGGTCACCGCGCTGGGCGGCGGGGTGATGCGCGACCTGCTGATCGGCGCCACTCCGCCGGTCGCCTTCGCCAATCTCGGGTACTTCCTGACGCCGCTCGTCGCCGGCCTGGTGGTCTTCTTCCTGCACCCCGAGGTCGAGCGGATCAACCGCGCCGTGCAGACCCTGGACGCGCTGGGCCTGGGCCTGTTCTGCGTCACCGGCACCGCCAAGGCGCACGACTACGGCCTCGGCTCGGTGGCCTCGGTCGCGCTCGGGATGCTGACGGCGGTCGGCGGCGGCGTGATCCGCGACGTGCTGGCGGACGAGACGCCGTCGCTGCTGCGCTGGGACCGGGAGATCTACGCCGTCCCGGCGCTGGTCGGCTCCATCGTGGTGGCCTTCCTGATCGCCGCGAACCACCTCACCACGCTGACCGCGGCCTCGGCGGCGATGACCGCGTTCGTCCTGCGGATGCTGGCGCTCAGGTATGGCTGGCGCGCACCGCGTGCTTGGCACCGCAACGGTTCTCGCACCAGCGAGGAGTAG
- a CDS encoding cysteine desulfurase family protein, producing the protein MPYLDHAATTPMLPEAIAAMTAHLGVTGNASSLHAAGRRARRVIEESRESLAEALGARPSEIVFTGGGTESDNLAVKGLYWARRDADPARTRVLCSPVEHHAVLDAVHWLAEHEGARVEYLPVDSYGRVHPEALRAAIESDPGSVALITVMWANNELGTLQPIIELTAVAKEFGIPMHADAVQALGQVPVSFAASGLDALTVTGHKIGGPYGVGALLLSRAASPIPLLHGGGQERDVRSGTLDVPAAAGFATAAVLAVERQPEHAVAVAALRDDLIARVRASVPEVLLNGDPSGEGRLPANAHFSFPGCEGDALLMLLDAAGIECSTGSACSAGVPQPSHVLLAIGADARVARSSLRFSLGHTSSKADVDALAEAIGPVVARARNAGQR; encoded by the coding sequence ATGCCATACCTCGACCATGCGGCCACCACCCCGATGCTCCCCGAGGCGATCGCCGCGATGACGGCGCACCTCGGCGTCACGGGCAACGCCTCCTCCCTGCACGCGGCCGGCCGCCGAGCCCGCCGGGTGATCGAGGAGTCCCGCGAGTCGCTGGCCGAGGCGCTGGGCGCCCGGCCGAGCGAGATCGTCTTCACCGGCGGCGGTACGGAATCGGACAACCTCGCGGTCAAGGGCCTGTACTGGGCCCGCCGCGACGCCGACCCGGCCCGCACCAGGGTGCTGTGCAGCCCGGTCGAGCACCACGCGGTGCTGGACGCCGTGCACTGGCTGGCCGAGCACGAGGGCGCCCGGGTCGAGTACCTGCCGGTCGACTCCTATGGGCGGGTGCACCCCGAGGCGCTGCGCGCGGCGATCGAGAGCGACCCGGGCTCGGTCGCGCTGATCACCGTGATGTGGGCCAACAACGAGCTGGGCACCCTCCAGCCGATCATCGAACTCACGGCCGTGGCCAAGGAGTTCGGCATCCCGATGCACGCCGACGCGGTGCAGGCGCTGGGTCAGGTGCCGGTCTCCTTCGCCGCCTCCGGGCTGGACGCGCTGACCGTCACCGGGCACAAGATCGGCGGCCCGTACGGGGTCGGCGCGCTGCTGCTGTCCCGGGCGGCCTCGCCGATCCCGCTGCTGCACGGCGGCGGCCAGGAGCGCGACGTCCGCTCCGGGACGCTGGACGTGCCCGCCGCGGCCGGCTTCGCGACGGCCGCCGTGCTCGCCGTCGAGCGCCAGCCCGAGCACGCCGTCGCGGTCGCCGCGCTGCGCGACGACCTGATCGCCCGGGTCCGCGCGAGCGTCCCCGAAGTGCTGCTCAACGGCGACCCGTCCGGCGAGGGGCGGCTTCCCGCCAACGCGCACTTCTCCTTCCCCGGCTGCGAGGGCGACGCGCTGCTGATGCTGCTGGACGCCGCCGGGATCGAGTGCTCGACCGGCTCGGCCTGCTCGGCCGGGGTGCCGCAGCCCAGCCATGTGCTGCTGGCGATCGGCGCGGATGCGCGGGTGGCCCGCTCCTCGCTGCGCTTCTCGCTGGGCCACACCTCCAGCAAGGCGGACGTGGACGCGCTGGCCGAGGCGATCGGCCCGGTCGTCGCCCGGGCCCGTAACGCCGGGCAGCGCTGA
- a CDS encoding IclR family transcriptional regulator, with protein MSQTVDRALTILASLGEGPASLEQAAGRIGVHKSTALRLLRTLEEHGFVHRQSDHRYRLGGRLFSLAQQALEGIDVRQVSAPYLASLNERYGHTVHLAILEGAEVLYLDKVEARYPSGGDCRPGSAARIGKRAPAVATAVGKVLLADLSQDQLTAALDGQELPAELLAELAAVRRQGWALDQGEYEEAVNCVAAPIKGIDGTAIAACAISAPARIAPVGELSRLLPELLCTVEAVSLAYGGSPTPRWCENRCGAKHAVRASHT; from the coding sequence ATGTCGCAGACCGTCGACCGGGCGCTGACGATCCTGGCCTCGCTGGGCGAGGGCCCGGCCTCGCTGGAGCAGGCCGCGGGCCGGATCGGCGTGCACAAGTCGACGGCGCTGCGCCTGCTGCGCACGCTGGAGGAGCACGGTTTCGTGCACCGCCAGTCCGACCACCGCTACCGGCTGGGCGGCCGGCTCTTCTCGCTCGCCCAGCAGGCGCTGGAGGGCATCGACGTCCGCCAGGTCTCCGCGCCCTACCTGGCCTCGCTCAACGAGCGCTACGGCCACACCGTGCACCTGGCGATCCTGGAGGGCGCCGAGGTGCTCTACCTGGACAAGGTGGAGGCCCGCTACCCGTCCGGCGGCGACTGCCGGCCCGGCTCGGCGGCGCGGATCGGCAAGCGGGCCCCGGCGGTCGCCACGGCGGTCGGCAAGGTGCTGCTGGCCGACCTGTCGCAGGATCAGCTGACGGCCGCTCTGGACGGCCAGGAGCTGCCCGCCGAGCTGCTCGCCGAGCTCGCCGCCGTGCGCCGCCAGGGCTGGGCGCTGGACCAGGGCGAGTACGAGGAGGCGGTGAACTGCGTGGCCGCCCCGATCAAGGGCATCGACGGCACCGCCATCGCGGCCTGCGCGATCTCCGCTCCGGCCCGGATCGCGCCGGTCGGCGAGCTGAGCCGGCTGCTGCCCGAGCTGCTCTGCACGGTCGAGGCGGTCTCCCTGGCATACGGCGGCTCGCCTACTCCTCGCTGGTGCGAGAACCGTTGCGGTGCCAAGCACGCGGTGCGCGCCAGCCATACCTGA
- a CDS encoding ABC transporter ATP-binding protein — protein sequence MTDQNLIPEQAGKPRVTDGAFLSVRDLRIHFDTDDGLVRSVDGVSFDLAPGRTLGIVGESGSGKSVTSLGIMGLHRSKRARISGEIWLEGEELVSAEPDRVRQLRGRKMAMIFQDPLTAMHPYYSVGQQIVEAYRVHHPEASKRDARKRAVEMLDRVGIPQPDRRVDDYPHQFSGGMRQRAMIAMALVNDPSLLIADEPTTALDVTVQAQILDLIRDLQQEFGSAVIIITHDLGVVAELADDILVMYGGKCIERGPATTLFDAPEHPYTWGLLGSMPRLDRDLQERLIPVRGTPPSLINVPGGCAFHPRCPYAELTGGRSQTDVPKLAETTSGHFAACHLPAADRHRIFADEIAPRL from the coding sequence GTGACCGACCAGAACCTGATCCCCGAGCAAGCCGGGAAGCCTCGGGTGACCGACGGCGCCTTCCTGTCGGTGCGGGACCTGCGGATCCACTTCGACACCGACGACGGCCTGGTCCGCTCGGTGGACGGGGTCAGCTTCGACCTGGCGCCCGGTCGCACCCTGGGCATCGTGGGGGAGTCCGGCTCGGGCAAGTCGGTCACCTCGCTGGGCATCATGGGCCTGCACCGCTCCAAGCGGGCCAGGATCAGCGGCGAGATCTGGCTGGAGGGCGAGGAGTTGGTCTCCGCCGAGCCCGACCGGGTGCGCCAGCTGCGCGGCCGCAAGATGGCGATGATCTTCCAGGACCCGCTGACCGCGATGCACCCGTACTACAGCGTCGGCCAGCAGATCGTCGAGGCCTACCGGGTGCACCACCCCGAGGCGTCCAAGCGGGACGCCCGCAAGCGCGCGGTCGAGATGCTCGACCGGGTCGGCATCCCGCAGCCGGACCGCCGGGTGGACGACTACCCGCACCAGTTCAGCGGCGGCATGCGCCAGCGCGCGATGATCGCGATGGCCCTGGTCAACGACCCCTCGCTGCTGATCGCCGACGAGCCGACCACCGCGCTGGACGTCACCGTGCAGGCGCAGATCCTGGACCTGATCCGCGACCTCCAGCAGGAGTTCGGCTCGGCCGTCATCATCATCACCCACGACCTGGGCGTGGTGGCCGAGTTGGCCGACGACATCCTGGTCATGTACGGCGGCAAGTGCATCGAGCGCGGGCCCGCCACCACGCTCTTCGACGCCCCCGAGCACCCCTACACCTGGGGCCTGCTGGGCTCGATGCCGCGCCTGGACCGGGACCTCCAGGAGCGCCTGATCCCGGTGCGCGGCACCCCGCCCAGCCTGATCAACGTGCCCGGCGGCTGCGCCTTCCACCCGCGCTGCCCGTACGCCGAGCTGACCGGTGGACGCTCCCAGACCGACGTGCCGAAGCTGGCCGAGACCACGTCCGGGCACTTCGCCGCCTGCCACCTGCCGGCCGCCGACCGCCACCGGATCTTCGCCGACGAGATCGCGCCCCGCCTGTGA
- a CDS encoding TIGR00730 family Rossman fold protein produces MNICVFCSAYSLDDRYTAPATEFARLLGEGGHTLVWGGSDAGLMGVLADGVKAAGGKLVGVLVELLAHKGYQGADELVMTRDLAERKAQLLMRADAVVVLVGGLGTLDEVTEVLELKKHALHDKPVVVLDSSGFYDGLRTQLERMDAEGFLPRPLAELITFADTPAEVLTLLTPASS; encoded by the coding sequence ATGAACATCTGCGTCTTCTGCTCCGCGTACTCGCTCGACGACCGCTACACCGCCCCCGCCACCGAGTTCGCCCGGCTGCTGGGCGAGGGCGGCCACACCCTGGTCTGGGGCGGCTCCGACGCCGGCCTGATGGGCGTGCTCGCCGACGGCGTCAAGGCGGCCGGCGGCAAGCTGGTCGGGGTGCTGGTCGAACTGCTCGCCCACAAGGGCTACCAGGGCGCCGACGAACTGGTGATGACCCGCGACCTGGCCGAGCGCAAGGCGCAGCTGCTGATGCGCGCCGACGCCGTGGTCGTCCTGGTCGGCGGCCTCGGCACGCTGGACGAGGTCACCGAGGTGCTGGAGCTCAAGAAGCACGCCCTGCACGACAAGCCGGTGGTGGTGCTGGACAGTTCCGGCTTCTACGACGGCCTGCGCACCCAGCTGGAGCGGATGGACGCCGAGGGCTTCCTGCCCCGCCCGCTGGCCGAGTTGATCACCTTCGCCGACACCCCGGCCGAGGTTCTCACCCTCCTCACCCCCGCTTCTTCCTGA
- the mnmA gene encoding tRNA 2-thiouridine(34) synthase MnmA, translated as MRVLAAMSGGVDSAVAAARAAEAGHEVTGVHLALSSNPQSFRTGARGCCTLEDARDARRAADVIGIPFYVWDLAERFREDVIDDFVAEYAAGRTPNPCLRCNEKIKFAALLDKAIALGFDAVCTGHYARIVDLPGGARELHRAVDQAKDQSYVLGVLDAEQLAHSLFPLGDTAKDDIRVEAERRGLAVAKKPDSHDICFIADGDTQGFLAKHLGTATGDIVDADGTKVGEHDGAYGFTIGQRKGLRIGHPAADGKPRYVLDISPVNNTVTVGPVEGLDVLALTAIRPRWCGAETVTAGEYTAQLRAHGEEVPVSAELVGEELRVRLAKPVRGIAPGQAVVLYDGTRVVGSATIASTERRPVAEPVAAELS; from the coding sequence ATGCGCGTTCTCGCCGCGATGTCCGGCGGCGTCGACTCCGCCGTGGCCGCCGCCCGCGCCGCCGAGGCCGGGCACGAGGTGACCGGTGTGCACCTGGCGCTGTCGTCCAACCCGCAGTCCTTCCGCACCGGCGCGCGCGGCTGCTGCACCCTGGAGGACGCCAGGGACGCCCGCCGGGCGGCGGACGTGATCGGCATCCCGTTCTACGTCTGGGACCTCGCCGAGCGCTTCCGCGAGGACGTGATCGACGACTTCGTCGCCGAGTACGCGGCCGGCCGCACCCCCAACCCCTGCCTGCGCTGCAACGAGAAGATCAAGTTCGCCGCGCTCCTCGACAAGGCGATCGCGCTGGGCTTCGACGCCGTCTGCACCGGCCACTACGCCCGGATCGTCGATCTGCCCGGCGGCGCCCGCGAGTTGCACCGCGCCGTGGACCAGGCCAAGGACCAGTCGTACGTGCTGGGCGTGCTGGACGCCGAGCAGCTGGCCCACTCGCTCTTCCCGCTCGGCGACACCGCCAAGGACGACATCCGGGTCGAGGCCGAGCGCCGGGGCCTGGCCGTGGCCAAGAAGCCGGACAGCCACGACATCTGCTTCATCGCGGACGGCGACACCCAGGGCTTCCTGGCCAAGCACCTGGGCACCGCGACCGGCGACATCGTGGACGCCGACGGCACCAAGGTCGGCGAGCACGACGGCGCGTACGGCTTCACCATCGGCCAGCGCAAGGGCCTGCGGATCGGCCACCCGGCCGCCGACGGCAAGCCGCGCTACGTGCTGGACATCTCGCCGGTGAACAACACCGTCACGGTCGGCCCGGTCGAGGGCCTGGACGTGCTGGCGCTCACCGCGATCCGCCCGCGCTGGTGCGGCGCCGAGACCGTCACGGCGGGGGAGTACACCGCCCAGCTGCGCGCGCACGGCGAGGAGGTGCCGGTCAGCGCCGAACTGGTCGGCGAGGAGCTGCGCGTCCGGCTCGCCAAGCCGGTGCGCGGCATCGCGCCCGGGCAGGCCGTCGTGCTCTACGACGGGACCCGGGTGGTCGGCTCGGCCACCATCGCGAGCACCGAGCGCCGCCCGGTGGCGGAGCCGGTGGCCGCGGAACTCAGCTGA
- a CDS encoding dipeptide ABC transporter ATP-binding protein — protein sequence MPHTDTQPLLRVTDLQRHFPITKGVLRRKSGAVRAVDGISFSVLPGETLGVVGESGCGKSTMGRLVTRLDEPTGGKVEFEGTDITHLSTGRMRPLRKDIQIIFQDPYSSLNPRHTVGTIVGAPFRLQKVATEGGVKKAVQELLELCGLSPEHYNRYPHEFSGGQRQRIGIARALALRPKMIVADEPVSALDVSIQAQVVNLLDDLQKELGLTYLIIAHDLSVVRHVSDRVAVMYLGKIVEIASRDSLYAAPTHPYTVALMSAVPVPDPRRKEQRQRILLTGDVPSPINPPSGCRFRTRCWKAQDICASEEPQLVELRPGHQSACHFPENTEPAGNTESAAPAAV from the coding sequence GTGCCCCACACGGACACCCAACCCCTGCTCCGGGTCACCGACCTGCAGCGGCACTTCCCGATCACCAAGGGCGTGCTGCGCCGCAAGAGCGGCGCCGTGCGCGCGGTCGACGGGATCTCCTTCTCGGTGCTGCCCGGCGAGACGCTCGGCGTGGTCGGCGAGTCCGGCTGCGGCAAGTCCACGATGGGCCGCCTCGTCACCCGGCTGGACGAACCCACCGGCGGCAAGGTCGAGTTCGAGGGCACCGACATCACGCACCTGAGCACCGGCCGGATGCGGCCGCTGCGCAAGGACATCCAGATCATCTTCCAGGACCCGTACTCCTCGCTGAACCCCCGGCACACCGTGGGCACCATCGTCGGAGCGCCGTTCCGGCTGCAGAAGGTCGCCACCGAGGGCGGCGTCAAGAAGGCCGTCCAGGAGCTGCTGGAGCTGTGCGGGCTCAGCCCCGAGCACTACAACCGCTACCCGCACGAGTTCTCCGGCGGCCAGCGCCAGCGCATCGGCATCGCCCGGGCGCTGGCCCTGCGGCCGAAGATGATCGTGGCGGACGAGCCGGTCTCCGCGCTGGACGTCTCGATCCAGGCCCAGGTGGTCAACCTGCTCGACGACCTGCAGAAGGAGCTCGGCCTCACCTATCTGATCATCGCGCACGACCTCTCGGTGGTCCGGCACGTCTCGGACCGGGTGGCGGTGATGTACCTGGGCAAGATCGTCGAGATCGCCTCCCGGGACTCCCTCTACGCGGCGCCCACCCACCCGTACACGGTCGCGCTGATGTCCGCCGTCCCGGTGCCCGACCCGCGCCGCAAGGAGCAGCGGCAGAGGATCCTGCTCACCGGCGACGTCCCCTCGCCGATCAACCCGCCGAGCGGCTGCCGCTTCCGCACCCGCTGCTGGAAGGCCCAGGACATCTGCGCCAGCGAGGAACCGCAGCTGGTCGAGCTGCGCCCGGGCCACCAGAGCGCCTGCCACTTCCCGGAGAACACCGAGCCGGCCGGGAACACCGAGTCCGCCGCACCCGCAGCGGTCTGA
- a CDS encoding SDR family oxidoreductase gives MATHLITGAGSGIGAVVAQRLIERGDEVWLLARNAKRAAELRHSLPAAQTLIGDLAEPARLSWALGQQTQPVELDSLLHVAGTVELGPVGDTPVKVWNETLAINLIGPAELTRLFLPQLRLSRGHVVFVNSGAGLAAHAEWGSYAASKFGLRALADSLRAEEHPGGVRVTTVYPGRTATPMQLKVHQQEGAEYDPARWIAPESVATAILTALDLPRDAEITDLTVRPGH, from the coding sequence ATGGCCACCCACCTGATCACCGGCGCCGGCTCGGGCATCGGCGCCGTCGTCGCCCAGCGGCTCATCGAACGCGGCGACGAGGTCTGGCTGCTGGCCCGCAACGCCAAGCGCGCCGCCGAGTTGCGGCACTCCCTCCCCGCCGCGCAGACCCTGATCGGCGACCTGGCCGAGCCGGCCCGGCTCTCCTGGGCGCTGGGCCAGCAGACCCAGCCGGTGGAGCTGGACTCGCTGCTGCACGTGGCCGGCACGGTCGAGCTGGGCCCGGTCGGCGACACCCCGGTCAAGGTCTGGAACGAGACGCTGGCGATCAACCTGATCGGCCCTGCCGAGCTGACCCGGCTCTTCCTGCCCCAACTGCGGCTCTCCCGCGGCCACGTGGTCTTCGTCAACTCCGGCGCGGGCCTCGCCGCGCATGCCGAGTGGGGCTCGTACGCCGCCAGCAAGTTCGGCCTGCGCGCCCTCGCCGACTCCCTGCGTGCCGAGGAGCACCCGGGCGGCGTCCGCGTCACCACCGTCTACCCCGGCCGCACCGCCACCCCGATGCAGCTCAAGGTCCACCAGCAGGAGGGCGCCGAGTACGACCCCGCCCGCTGGATCGCCCCGGAGTCCGTGGCCACCGCGATCCTCACCGCCCTCGACCTCCCGCGCGACGCCGAGATCACCGACCTCACCGTCCGCCCGGGTCACTGA